Genomic DNA from Deinococcus multiflagellatus:
GGGGAGCGAGGCCATTTAGCACAGGTTACGCCAGATTTCTTCCTGTCATAAGCGAAAATGGGTTCAATGGACATGAAGTCAGCTGTGTCTCGGCCTATTGTCTAGACAAACTCATTCGCGATTCGTTCTGCTGAGGTATGTACCTAGCAGATTTTAAGGATGAAAGTTCTGTCACGCCAAAGTACATGATTCGTTCAAAGCCATAAGGACCCCCCCGCCCTTGCCGAAGCGCGGACAGGGGGAAACGGCGCAAGTTGTCCGTTACTTTCGAGGCTTCACCGCTAGCTTGTACGCCGCTTCAATGCTCGTCACGATCAAGGTCTCCAGCAGGCTTGTAAACGGCTTCACAGCGGCTGGCAGCAGCGGCGTGGCATACGTGCGCCACACGTGCCGGGTAATCACCACGACCAGCACGCGCGCCTCCAGGCCGCCCACCTGTGGCAGGCCTTCAGCAACCGCGGCACTCACGCCCTGACCCAGCGTGATCACCTCATTCCAGGTGAACGGCGGCCGCGCCAGCTCCTGCCCCGCCGCGATCAGTGCGGGCAGGTGCTTGCCCAGAAAGGTCTCCAGGTCCGCATCGCTGACCGTGGGCGTGGGCGCCACAGTCACGCTGGGGACGGCGGCGGGCTGCGTCAGGGGCGGCGCTGCGGGCTCACTCTGCGCCTTCACGCTGGCCTTCTGCGGCGGCAGGGCAGGAATGGCCTGCACCTCGACCGCCGCGTCACGGCGGGCCTTCAGAATGGCTTCAATGTCGGCACGGGTGGCATGTTTCTGGGTCATGTCCGAGCCCTCCAAAGGGCGCGGCCCCCGCATCTGCAGGGGCCGGTGAATGGGGTGGAATGGGGCGGGCTGAGTATTCCGAAGGCAGGAAAGTGCCCACGCGGAGTCAGGGGGAGGGCCGCCAGGAGCGGAGAAACGTGGAAATTATTCCGCCATAGGGGGAATGGGGCGGATTGGAGAAGCTGTCCCCATTCGAGCAGGCTTCAGGTGAGATAAGGCAGGGCCCGGTGGTATAGGGCCACCATCTCGTCGGCATGCAGCATGGCTGGGCCGTTCACCGCTCGGCGCGTCTCACGGATGTTGCCGGCGGTCGCCAGCCGGTTCGCCGCACTCATGCGGACCCAGTAATAGGCGCCGCCCAGCAGCCCGACGCCAATCTGCTCCAGCAGCTCCGGCTGCGCGGTCAGGGGCAGGTCCACCGCCCGCTCGACCGCCAGGGTGTTGGCCCGGCCCGTGATCTGCAGGTGGCCCCAGCCCCGGAACGCCCAGCCGTCCCCGCTGGCCACGTCCCCGTTCCCGAGGCGCCCGGCGTACACGAGGTTTGCCAGCTTCTCAGGGTTACGCAGGTAGGCGTTCGGGTCATGGCGGCCGCCGTGTTGGGGGTCGAAGCGGCTGGGCCAGACCGTCCGCAGCCGCTGGGCCGTGGTGTAGAACAGGTCCTCGCGTTTAGGTTGAATGCCAGCCTCAACGGTCATGTTCGCCAGCCACGCTGCCACGCTCTTGGGGTCCGTGATGCCGAACAGGTCGGCGGCGCGCTGGGCTTTCTCGGCGGTGACATCGGACGTGGGGTGCCGGGGCACCAGCACCCGGATCAGGGCTGGGGTGATCATTGCTCTCCTTTCAGGCGGGCCAGCTCGGCGAGCGCCGCGTCCCGCTCTTCATCGGCTTTCTTGGCCCGCGCCTCGCAGTCGTTGAGGCGGTCGGTGTCGTTGGGACGGGTGATCACGCGCATAGGCACGATGGCGCAGAAGGCCAGCAGGATGAGGTTCACGACCGTGAACTCCAGGCGCTCGGTGCGCGAAATCCCCAGCCACAGCGCCAGGAACACCACCTCCAGACTCAGGCCCAGGTACATCAGCGGGTGCATGGCGCGCACGCCCAGGAGCGCCCACAGACACAGCGCGGCGACGCCCTCAATGGCCCAGACCGTGACCTGCCACGTGTTCCCCCCCAGCCCGGCGCGGCCCGCCTCGCCAAACAGCCCAGAGGCGGTCACGCTGCCCACCATGACCCCCAGCAGCACCAGGGCGAGCAGGACATGCCAGGCCCGCAGCGGCGGCGGCTGCAGGGGATTGTGCGCGCGCGCGAAGCGGCTGGCCCGCTCACGGCTCACGTTCGTCACCTTCGGATTCAGTGCCTTGCGGGTCATCCGGTGGTCCTCCTTTCTTGGTGCGGGCGGCGGCCTTCTCGGCCAGCTTCTGCAGCGGCCCGGTGGCGCTGGCGGCGGCCCAATCCACCGCCACCTCCCAGCCGTTGTTGCGCAGAAACTCCCAGGCCCGGGGCACGATGACGGCCAGCACGGCCGCCACCAGCCCCACGCCCTCGAAGGTCCGCAGGGGCTTGACCAGTCCCGTGATGACGAGCGTGCCCAACGTGCCGACCAGGGCACTGACCAGGGACTCGGGCAGGACCGTGCCCCACGGGCTGAGCGGCAGCTGCTTGCCGCGCTGGGCGTTGCGGCTGCGCACGGTCTCCAGCAGCGACACCAGCGCCCCCATGCCGGCCGCGTAGGCGACGAGCGACCAATCGACGGCGCTTAGAAATGCTGCAGGTTGTGTCACTGGCCCTCCTCATTGCGGCCTCGGAGAAAACGGATTGACCATGCCGGGGATGATCAGGGGATACGAGGTGGTGCCAGAGGCGCTGCGCACACTGGCGCGCCAGTACCACGGCACGCCGTCGCGCGTCAGCGGGCGGCTGGGCGTGAGGGTGAACCAGCCGTTGCGCGGAAAGGTGCCGCCGACATAGCTCTCCAGGCGCACCTGCACCTGCACACAGGGCTTCGACACCGTGAGCGTGACGTGGTAGATGCCGGGCGTGATGGTGGGCCTGGACGTGGCCTTTACCGCGCAGGGATCCGGCGGCGGTGCGCCGGGTGCGGCGGCCGACAGTGGCGCGGACAGGACGAGGGCCGCGCCGATCAGCAGCGCGGCCAGGGTGTGGCGTCTCATGGGCCTCCTGGGTGGCCAGCAGGAATGAAGACCGCCCCAGCGCTGGCCGGCTGGGGCGGGGTGGTGAGCACAGAGGGGTTAACGCTCGATCTGGATGCTGAAGTGCATGGGGTAGGTGGTGTTGTCGGTTGCCAGCGCGCTGCCTGAATTCTGGTAGGCGAACAGCTCGAAAAAGTCCCCCGGCTGCACTGGCACCATTGCGGTCGAGGCCTGCGTCAGGAACAGCCCATTGCCCTGCAACCCTTCCCGGCCCCCCGCGAATCGCTGGCCGTTTTTCTTGATGAGGGCCGAGCGGTAACCTGTGGCGCTCGCGCCATCAAAGCTCACCGCGCCGGACAGGCCCACGCGGCTCACGCCCTCGGGCACCGTGAGCCGCGTGGGCGCCGCTGGCGACCAGAACTCCTGGTCATCGTAGGCCGCCTCACTCCAGGCCAGTGCCGTGTCCGCCGCGTTGGGGATGACCAGATTGCCGCCCAGGGTCAGCAGCGCGCCGCCGGGCAGGTCCTCGGGGTCCACTGGGCCCGCCACCCCTTTGGGCAGATACGTGCCGCTGAAGAAGTTGAAGGTGGGCAGGAACATATTGGGGTTCGACAGGAAGCGAATCCCGGCCCGCTCGAAGCCCACCGTGCGGTTCACGTCCACCCACACCATGCCCTGCGTGATGCGGGCCTTAAAAATCGCGTTGGTGGGCAGCTGCACGGTCTGGTTCAGCTGCACCACGCGCCGGTTGGGCTGCTGTGGATTCGGGGCCAGGGCCCAGGTGCCCGAGGCCAGCACGGCATTGTTCGCGTCCAGCACCTCCACCGTGTGCCCCACCTCGAAGTTGTTTTCGGATTCGAGGGCATTGAACGTGAGCGGCTGCAGGGCCCTGAACTCCGAGACATGGTTGCCGTTCGCCAGGCTGCTCCCCACGCTGCTGCCCGCCACGGTGAACAGCCGGTAGACCTGTGGGGGCAGCGCGCTCAGGCGCACCGGCCCGGCGGCGGCCGGGGGGGTCGGCGCCGCCGAGGGCTGGGGGCGAAACAGGGCGCGCATCAGCTGCTCCCCCCGAAGGGCGGCGCGGTGCGCACGCCGCTCACCTCGACATACAGGCTGACCGCTGGCCCGCCCTCATCGGCAGGCAGGGCGCGAAACGATTCGAGCTGGGCCCGGGTGTCGAGCGCGATGATGCTGCCCTCGGGCCAAAGCGCGCCGAACGGCTGCCCCTGCACAGGCTGATAGCCCTCCACGCATGTGGCGCGCACGGGACCGCCCTGGACGTACACCACGGCGGACATGCCTGAGCCCTCCACACCGTCCACAAAGCTGGGCGGCAGAGCGGTGGGCAGGTCGTTGTCCGGCACCTGCACGGTGGTCGCGCGCAGCGCCTCGGTGGCCAGTGTGGGGGAGGGGCCTGGGGCACTGCCGCCCCCACCCAACTCCCCCTGCTGCACGGGGACCACCGTGTTGTTCGGCCCCTGCACCATCAGCAGGACCTTGCGGGTTTGGGCGCCCAAGAATTGCTTCAGTGTGAATGTCATGTCGCTCCCTGCCCGGCGGAATGCGAAGCCCCCCACGGCCGGGCACGTGGGGGGTGGGGTGAAGCGGGGCTCAACTGCGGCGGCGGGCGTAGAGGTTCATGACCAGCAGGGCACGCGACTGACCCGAGGCGTCGGGCGGCGTGGTGACCTGCACCCGCAAGCGGTGACTCACGATGGCCGGCACCAGATCCACCGCTGCGGTCCAGACCCGCGCCCCTACCTGGAACACCGTCTTGAACCCGGCCGTGAATCCGTCCAGCTCTGCCATGCCAATCAGGGCGTCGTGCGCGTAAGCGAAGCGCACATGCTGAACGTGATAGGCCCCACCTGAATCCGTGCAGGTCAGCACGCCCTCGGCATAGAACCAGCGGTTGGGGGTGGGCTGCATGTCCGGTGGCAGCTGCCCTGTGCCGGGCAGGAGCTCAAAGGTGTTGCCCTGGCCCAGCGCCTGCCCGGCCAGCACCACGCGCTCGATCTGTGAGGCCCCTCTGCCGCCCTCCACGGGCACGCCCTGGGCGATCCCACCGGCAAACAGGCTGTGGCCGCCCAACGCCAGGCTGCCCGCACCGTCCGTGGTGCCGCCCGCCAGCGCCACGCTGTTCGGCGCAAAGGCTTGGCTGGTGTCGCCGAAGGCCGCTGTGTAGTTGTTGTAGGCGCCGGCCACGCGGCCGTGGGCGAAGGCCCCGTCGCCCTGCGCCTCGGCGCCAATCCCGCCCGCCGTGGCCCCATTGCCGCTGGCCACGTTGGGCATGTCGGTGGGCGTGCCGGTGAGGCTGCCCACGCTGCCCCCACCTCCCCCACCGCCGCCCTGTTCCAGGGTGGTGATGCGCGTGAGCGCGGCTTCGTGCTGTGCTTTGGTCACCAGTGGTCCTGCAGCCATCAGTTGCTCCTTTCGACGACCGGATAGCCGTCTGCTTCGGGGGTGGCGGTGCCATCCGGCAGGGTCAGGTAGCCCTGCGCGTCGAGCGTGCCAGTCGCGTTCGTGATCGTGAGATAGCCAGCCGGGTCCGTCGTGGTGATGTAGGGCCCGGGGCTGCTCCCACCCTCCAGCGAGCCACCCTGGGCCGGCACCAGGGCGCGCAGCAGCGTCGCCGCCCCGCTGTCGTCGGTGCGGTGAATGCGGAGGATGCCCGGCGGCAGCACCATCGGGAAGGTGACGGGTTGAAAGTCCAGTGCGCCGTCCGGCTGGAACGCCACGTCGGCCGGGATGCCGGTCACACCCTCCAGGCGGATGCCCGCGAGGCCCCCCGGCTCATCAGTGACGGGAAACAGCACGCCTTCCTCCGGGGTGGCGTCGGCGAGGATGAACGTCACCGGCACGGCGCCGTGCAGAATGCCGTCCTCGCCGTCTGTGCCCGGTTCACCCTGATCGCCCTTGTCCCCTTTGTCGCCCTTGTCGCCTTTGTCCCCCTTGGCGCCGGGGGCGCCCAGCAGCTGCAGCACGTTGACGTAGGCCCCATTCCGGCGCTGGTAGATGTTGCCGGTGCCGCTGGTGTCGGCCCACACGTCGCCGTCTGACCCCACGCCGTTGTCCGGCACGCCGGCCACGAAGCGCCACTCGCCGCCCAGCCGCAGGCCGCCGCTGCTGGTCTGGCCGGTGCTCAGGTCGGCGGTGCCGTCCCCATTGCGGATCGCCAGATGGTCGAAGCGGGCGGCGATTTGCTTGCTTGCGATGGCCCCCTGGGTGTTGCGCAGCCACAGGCTCAGCGTGGCCTGCCCCATGTGGGTGCCCCACGCGGCCGGCAGCGCGGCGTCCAGGCCCTGGGCGTTGCGGCTCAGCTGCACGCGCCCCTGCGCCGTGTCCACGGTCAAGCGGGTGCGGTAGGGGGTGCCCACGACCGGGGCGGGCAGCACGCCGAGGGTGGTGACCGCCTCCTGCCCGGTACCGGGCGCCACCACGAAGCGCAGCGCCCGCCCGTCCCAATTGAGCACCGCGCCGTCGCCGTGCAGGGTAAAGCCGCACGGCACCAGGGGCGAGGGGCCGTCCGAAGGCTCCAGCAGCACCCGGTGGTCGTACTGCAGCTGCAGGTGCGGGCCCTGGAACCGAGTGGCGCTCAGGGCCACCACCTGCCCCTGCACGGGGCCGCTGTCGCTGCCGGTGTTGAGGTTGATCGGGCCCATGACCAGTTCGCCAGCGTCCAGGTAGATCAGGGGGTCGAGATTGCCCTCCTGGTTGGTCACATAGTCTGGGCCGAGGAACGTGCGGTTGAAGGTGTCGGTAAAGCTCCACTGCGCCGGATCGGGCGGCGGGTTGGTCGGTAGGGTCAAGGGAAACCTCCTGGGAGGGCGAGGCTGCTGCGGCCCAGCAGCGCGCGGCTCACCGGCACGTCGAGGCGCAATTCGGTGATGAATGGAACGGCGAGCGGGCCCACGGGCAGCAGGGCGGGGTGCCAGCCCCGGGCCAGCGGCTGCCCGGCGTGGTGCCCGAGCAGGGTCACCGGCCCGTGCACGGCGCAGACCGGCACGTCGCGGCGCACCCGCACGCGCAGCACGAGCACGCCCTCGCCGCCCCCGGGAAACGAGTCAGTAAAGGTCAGGCGTAGGCGACCGGAGGCATTGGTCCGGTCATCCAGCTCCTCGGGCCAGCGGGTGGGGGGGTACGAAATACGCTTGTCCAGCGCTTTCAGGGCACTGGCACTGGGGCGCCACACGCCGTCCCGGAACACCTCCACTTTGGCCGGCCGCAGCCACGGGGCCTGGCCCCGGCGCAGGGCTTCGCCCATCAGGGGGCTCACGAGCCGCCCCCCGGATCAGGCGGGCCACCCCCGGCAAACACATCGGCCAGGGTCAGGGGCAGAGGGGGCACAGGCGGGTCCACGGGCGGCTTCGTGGGCCGCCGCTTGGGCCGCTTTTTCCACCACCAGAACGCGGGTTCGGTGCTGCCCTCCGGGGGCTCGCCCGCCCGGGTATCGCGCCAGGGGTCATACCGGACCACGGCGCGCAGCCCGCCGTCCGCGTCCCCCACGGCCAGCCCCCGCACCTCGCCCCGGGCGAACTGGGGCGCCAGTCCGCCGCCGCAGTCGCAGATGGCCCAGTGGGGCGGCCAACTGTGGGTCAGGGTCCCGCTGGGGTGAAATTCGCGGAAGGTGTCAGGGGCTGTGCGCAGCACGTCCAGCTCGAAGTCCAGCAAGGGGAGGCGGGTCACGCCGGCCGGCGTGATCAGGGCCACCGAACGGCCGAACGCCGCGTGGTGCAGCACCCACACCTCGGGCACGCCCTGGGCGTTCACGGGCCCACACAGGGCGGCCCAGGAGCCGGTCTCGAAGGTATGCCCGTGCGCCTCCAGGCGGGCGCCGTCTTCGAGCAGGGCGTGGTTATCGGTATAGGGCCGGTTCGGGCTGCCCCACACCGTGACGCCCGGGGCAACGAAGCGCGGGCCCTGGCGGGCGGGATAGGGAATAGGCGGGGCACTGGGGGCGTCCACCAGCACGTCGCTGACCTGGATGGTGCGCCAGGGCGTGTCCGGGTGGTTGGGGTCCTGGGGGTTCGGGGGGGTTTCCAGCTGCTCCCATTCCTTGCGGGTGCGGTCAGGCAGGAACAGCTCCTGCAGCACGAAACCAGTCCCCCCCAGCGGGGCCAGGGGGTCCACGGCATAGACCTGCACGCGGCGGCGCCACAGAGCGTCTGGGCCGTCAGGGGCCTCCAGGTCCTCGCCCACCCGGAACCAGGCCTCGCGCAGCCGGTACTCGGTGATGGTGTGCGCCGGGATGTCGGGCGTGGGCTCGGGGTAGTCCACGCCAGGGACGCGCACCCGGGCTTTGTAGATCGTGAAAGGCGCGCTGAGGGTGATCGGCGTGACCTCCTCGCGGCCGTCAAAGTACACCCGGGTGAGGTCATGCCGGGCGGTGAGCAGGCCCCCGCTGGTGGTCTGCCGGTCCACCACGGTCACGCGCGGGTCGTTTTTGTCTGCCCAGGCGTAATCCGAGCGGATGCCCAACGGATTGAGATCCGGGGGGTGGTCCTCAACGACAGGGTCGGGCAGGTACTCGGCCCAGCGCTCGACGTGGTTGACCGCGCATGTCTGCAGGGGGCGCAGGCTGCCGTCGTCCAGGGTGAGGACCGGGCGGTCGGTCAGCGTGCCGGTGCCAGTAAAGGCCCCAAACGCATCCACCCCCGGCAGGTGACCGGGGGCGGGGCGCTGGGGCGAGTCAAAACTCGGCGGCGGCGGCGGCACGAAAGGGGATTCGTCGGGCGCACGGGGTGGGGCCGGGGCGCGGCCCTGCTGCAGGAACAGGGTGGCCCCTGCCCTGCCGGGGCCCGGCGCCTCTTCCTGACCCTTCCCGCAGCAGCAGCGGGCCCGGCACCCACAGCCCAGCAGCACGTCGAGCAGGTCATCGGGCATTGGTGGCCTCCCGGCGCCCTCGGATGAGCTGCCAGTCCAGTTCGTCGCCCGCCCCGGGCGGGAAGCCGGTGCGGAAGACGATCAGGGCGTCGTCCACCAGGGGCTGATTCGTGGCCGGGTCCCAGCCGGTCACCACCCTGGCGCGCGCGCCATTCGCGCGGCCAGCAAGCATGATGGCCCGGCCACTGTTCGGGTCCGCCCGCCAGGGTTCCACGCCTGCCGCGCTGGGGGCCAGCAGGGTGGTGTCCAGCCGGGCGCAGGTGACAGTACTGGTCGCCTCGCCTTCCTCCAGCGCGATGGTCAGCTCCTGAACGCGGCCATCCTCCAGCCAAGTGCCGGGTAGATACCCGAGTGGAAAGGGCACGCTGAAGCTCGTTACCAGTCGGTGCCACTCACTGCTCAGCAGCTTGCGCCCCACCCGCTCCAGCGCCGCTGGATCCAGGAATGGCACATTGACGTCACGTTCCTCGCCCAGCCCAGCATCGCCGCTATGCAACACGAGGCCGGTTGGGTCCAACACATCGCGCAGCACACCGCAGAACGGTTTGCAGTCGTAGCTGGGGGGCGCCTGATCGGTCACGCGCGGCGCGTCGGGGGTGCTGCGCGTGACGGCCACCGTGCGTACAGCCTCGCCGGTGTCTTTGTCGTACACCGGCACCAGGGTCTGCCCACTGGTGCCGGGGGTGTGCTGCCAGCGGCCCCCACCCAGGTACGCCCAGGTCTGCGTCACCGTGCGCATGACGGCCTCACGCCGCTCAATGGGGCCGCGCTCGTCGGCCTCCGCCTCGGCGTTCTCCTGCTGCACGCTCATCAACACCGGGCCTGTGGTGGTCTCAGCCGCCAAATGCCCCTGGGGGCTGTAGCGGTAGGTCGTGGTGGTGACGCCCGACTCGGCCTCCTCGCCCACTGTCAGGGGCCGGATGATGCCCGGCCCCAGGACCTGGAAGGTGCCGAGCGTGACGTGGTAGGGGTAGGCCCAGCTGCGCGTCTCCACCCGCTGGTACACCGGCCGCGCAGGGCAGTCGGGGTCATAGTGCGTCTCGGTGGACTTGTAGCCGGTGGCCACGTCGCGGAACAGCTTGCTCTTGGGCTTGCCGTCAATGGTTTCCTTCACGAACACGTCGCCCACAGTGAATTCCACCTGTCGGGTCAGCTGACCGTTCAACTTGTTGAAGCCCCGGTAGACCGTGGTAGTGCCGTTCGGTGCAGGCTCGTCGTACCACTCCTGAGTGGGCAGCACGGCGCGCATGACCTCGGGGTAGGCCGGGTCGTCCTCACCCACCCATTCCAGAAGCAGCGCCGGGGTGAGTTCGGTGACGTGGTCCGCGCCGCGCACGGTCAGGCGCGTCGGCGTCTGCCACCACTGCCGCTGGGGCAGCTCGGTCAGTCGCCAGTCGGCGTCAATGCGCGCGCCGCCCGTGACCTCTTCGGTGGGCTGCGGCCAGCGGCCGACGAGCTGCAGGCCCTGGCCACGCGGCTGCACATGCAGCACCATGCCCAGCGCGCCATACGTGGCGTCCCAGAGGGCCTGGGGCGTGATGTTCAGCGTCGAGAAATCCACGCGGCCTTCCACCCAGGACGAGGACACCAGGGGGTCGTCTTCGAGCACGAAAAAGAAATCCACGTGGTCGCGCAGGGTCTGTGTCACGAGCTGACTGATGTTGACCCGCTGGCGCACCCGCAGGCAGGGGTCCGGGGTGGGGGCCAGCTTCCAGGGAATCAGCTCCCCCAGCCGGATCCCGCGCAGCAGGTGGTCAAAGCTGTTGCGGAAGGTGAAGGTGGTGGTGGCCTCGGCGGTGTCGAGTTCCGGTTCCTGGGCCAGTCCGTCGAAGAGGCGCTGGGGCAGTTCACCCAACAGGACCCCACCGGCCTCAGCCTTCAGGTGCACGAGGACGCTGGGCATCTCCAGGGGCCACAGGCCGCCGACAGTGGCTGTCAGTTCCTCGTACTGGCCCCCGTGCCGGTACTCGGCGCGCAGGACCTCCCCCGGCAGGCCACTGACCTCCAGGGTGTATTCCAGCAGGGGAGAGCCCGCCTGGGGCGCCGGCGTGGGGCGGCTGGCCCGGAAGGTGGCATGGCCGGTGAGCGGCACGGGACGGTGCGCGAAGAACGTGGCCTGGCCCCAGACGCTTGGCGGCCGCTGGGCCGTGAAGGTGGCGCTGCCCCTGGGGCCCCGGTAGCGGCGCTGGAGAACGGAGAGCGGCATGGCTCAGTCCGCCGCCCAGCGCAGGGTGGCCGAATCCACCGGGGCGCT
This window encodes:
- a CDS encoding glycoside hydrolase family 19 protein, giving the protein MITPALIRVLVPRHPTSDVTAEKAQRAADLFGITDPKSVAAWLANMTVEAGIQPKREDLFYTTAQRLRTVWPSRFDPQHGGRHDPNAYLRNPEKLANLVYAGRLGNGDVASGDGWAFRGWGHLQITGRANTLAVERAVDLPLTAQPELLEQIGVGLLGGAYYWVRMSAANRLATAGNIRETRRAVNGPAMLHADEMVALYHRALPYLT